Genomic DNA from uncultured Erythrobacter sp.:
TCTGAAAGCGGTGCAAGCCGGCGAGATGGATTTCGCCGACGGTCTGGATCGGATTAAGGAAGGCCGCGCTGCTTTTGATCAGGTTAGTGCCCAATTGTCCCCGGGCATGACCGTGTCCGATGCTCGAAAGCTGCGGCGCGAAGCAGCAGCGGCAGAAGCGGCCCGGGAACTTAACGCCTCTCCGATGCTGATGATGGCGCTCAGCCTGCTCGATCTGGTGCTAGACCAGCATTTCCGCCGCCCCGATCAACGGCAGGTGATGGAGATGGAGTGACCGTGAGCTAAGTCGGAAGCTGCTCGGCCAGAATGGCCACAATCCGCTCGATCGCCCTCTTATCCGATCCCATCGCGAAATGCCGGAACGGCACTTCGATTTCGACATCGCGTTCGGTCTCCGAGCCTCGTGCGCATTCAGGTGCGATCACTCCGTCATTGGCCGACCAGACGGCGACAGTTTGAACCGCCGGTTTAATGCTCGGATCACCGGGCACCCTTGGGGCATCGACAGTGTGATCGTTAAGCGTGTTGTAGAGGCGCCAGGCGTTGTTCGCTTTGCGGTCACCTGAAAACGGTGTTCCCATTGTCACGACCGTTGAGACTTCTTGAGGATAGCGCTGAGCCAGCACGCGGGCGTAGATGCCACCAAGGCTCCACCCGAGCAGAACGACTTTCTTTCCGTACTTTGCGTAGGCCTCGTGCAACTCCGCTTCCGCCCGCGCGAAAGCTTCAGGAGTGACCCCGGTTACAAAGCCCAAATTGGAGGCGAGAGCCACATAGCCAGCCTTGTCGAGCGTCCGCCGCAACAGCGAAGTAGATTTGTCGCTCGACAAGATGCCCGGAAACACCATCACTGGCTCGCCATTGCCCTGTGTTCGAGTGAGAGCACTTACCCGGCGAAGAGGGCTCGCCGCGATCTGGACGGTGTGCAGTATTTCGCGCACCCAAAGCGATAGCGAAGGTGGTTTCGCCAATGTCAAAGATTGTCCAGTTGCGGCATGCCCAGGACATGGAAACCGCCGTCCACATGGATAATCTCTCCGGTGGTGCAGGCGCCAGCGTCACTGCACAAATACACTGCCGTACCACCCACCGCTTCCAAAGTGGCGTTGCTGCGTAGCGGGGCGTTGGTGTCGGTGTGCCTGTAGGTCCGGCGAACGCCGCCAATGGCGCTGGCGGCCAGCGTTTTCATTGGGCCGGGACTGATGGCGTTGACGCGAATTCCCTCGGGTCCAAGAT
This window encodes:
- a CDS encoding alpha/beta fold hydrolase, translating into MREILHTVQIAASPLRRVSALTRTQGNGEPVMVFPGILSSDKSTSLLRRTLDKAGYVALASNLGFVTGVTPEAFARAEAELHEAYAKYGKKVVLLGWSLGGIYARVLAQRYPQEVSTVVTMGTPFSGDRKANNAWRLYNTLNDHTVDAPRVPGDPSIKPAVQTVAVWSANDGVIAPECARGSETERDVEIEVPFRHFAMGSDKRAIERIVAILAEQLPT
- a CDS encoding YkgJ family cysteine cluster protein, whose translation is MTSEIDASSKASDLCTSCGLCCNGALFDYGPLSGEELAPAREAGMAVVEAEGKAGFMLPCPQLDCAVCQIYEVRPRTCRDYRCEVLKAVQAGEMDFADGLDRIKEGRAAFDQVSAQLSPGMTVSDARKLRREAAAAEAARELNASPMLMMALSLLDLVLDQHFRRPDQRQVMEME